The Engystomops pustulosus chromosome 4, aEngPut4.maternal, whole genome shotgun sequence genome contains a region encoding:
- the IK gene encoding protein Red produces the protein MPERDSELFSNPLAPDGHEVEDLHSLQSKLTNEDFRKLLMTPRATPSSAPPTKSRHHEMPREYNEDEDPAARRRKKKSYYAKLRQQEIERERELAEKYRDRAKERRDGVNKDYEETELISTTANYRAVGPTAEADKSAAEKRRQLIQESKFLGGDMEHTHLVKGLDFALLQKVRAEIASKEKEEEDLVEKPQKETKKDEDPENKIEFKTRLGRNVYRMLFKGKAYERNELFLPGRMAYVVDLDDEYADTDIPTTLIRSKADCPTMEAQTTLTTNDIVISKLTQILSYLRQGTRNKKLKKKDKGKLDEKKPPEADMNIFDDIGDYIPTTSKPPREKEREKHREKERDRERDRPRERDRERDHDRDRERDRERARERERDREEEKRRHSYFEKPKADDEPHDVDKGPGSTKDLLKSINDNFAGAPGWEALEMKKHEDKKQLGDFFGMWNSYAECYPATMDDMAVDSDEEVDYSKMDQGNKKGPLGRWDFDTQEEYSEYMNNKEALPKAAFQYGIKMSEGRKTRRFKETNEKAELDRQWKKISAIIEKRKKLEADGVEVKRPKY, from the exons ATGCCTGAAAGAGACA GTGAGTTGTTTTCCAACCCTCTGGCCCCAGATGGCCATGAGGTGGAAGATTTGCATTCCTTACA GTCAAAGCTGACAAATGAAGACTTCCGTAAACTTCTTATGACCCCTCGTGCGACGCCTTCGTCTGCACCACCTACAAAATCCCGTCACCATGA GATGCCACGTGAATATAATGAGGATGAAGATCCTGCTGCCAGAAGACGGAAGAAAAAAAG CTACTATGCAAAATTACGACAACAAGAAATTGAACGTGAGAGAGAGCTTGCAGAGAAATACAGAGACCGAGCCAAAGAGCGTCGAGATGGGGTCAACAAAGACTACGAAGAAACAGAGCTCATTAGCACAACCGCAAATTACCGAGCAGTCGGACCCACAGCTGAGGC CGACAAATCCGCAGCAGAGAAAAGGCGCCAGTTGATTCAGGAGTCCAAGTTCTTGGGTGGTGACATGGAGCATACTCACTTGGTGAAAGGTCTCGATTTTGCTCTATTGCAAAAG GTCCGTGCTGAAATTGCCAGCAAAGAAAAGGAAGAAGAGGATCTTGTTGAAAAGCCACAGAAGGAAACCAA AAAAGATGAAGATCCAGAAAATAAGATTGAATTTAAGACTAGACTTG GCCGGAATGTGTACCGTATGCTTTTTAAGGGCAAAGCCTATGAGCGTAATGAGCTGTTCCTGCCTGGACGGATGGCTTATGTGGTAGATTTAGATGACGAGTATGCCGACACTGACATTCCAACTACACTTATTCGAAGCAAAGCCGACTGTCCAACTATGGAG GCTCAAACAACACTCACAACAAATGATATCGTCATCAGCAAGCTGACTCAAATCCTGTCCTACCTGAGACAAGGAACAAGAAACAAGAAGCTGAAGAAAAAGGACAAAG gaAAGCTGGATGAAAAGAAACCTCCGGAAGCTGATATGAA CATTTTTGATGATATTGGAGACTACATTCCAACTACATCGAAGCCTCCCCGTGAGAAAGAACGAGAAAAGCACAGAGAGAAGGAGCGGGATAGGGAAAGGGACCGTCCAAGAGAGCGAGACAGAGAACGGGATCACGATCGTGAccgagagagggacagagaaagGGCACGGGAGAGAGAGCGAGACCGGGAAGAAGAAAAGAGGAGGCACAGCTACTTTGAGAAGCCAAAGGCTGATGACGAG CCTCATGATGTTGACAAAG GACCTGGATCAACCAAGGACCTTCTTAAATCCATCAATGATAACTTTGCTGGAGCTCCTGGCTGGGAGGCATTAGAA ATGAAGAAACACGAAGACAAGAAGCAGTTGGGAGACTTCTTCGGCATGTGGAACAGTTATGCTGAATGTTACCCTGCAAC TATGGAtgatatggccgttgacagtgaTGAAGAAGTGGATTACAGTAAGATGGACCAG GGCAATAAGAAAGGACCTCTCGGACGATGGGACTTTGATACTCAAGAAGAATACAGTGAATATATGAACAATAAAGAGGCTCTGCCCAA GGCTGCGTTTCAGTATGGTATTAAAATGTCAGAGGGACGAAAAACAAGACGCTTCAAGGAGACCAATGAGAAGGCAGAACTGGACAGACAGTGGAAAAAGATCAGCGCG ATCATTGAAAAACGTAAGAAGCTGGAGGCTGATGG ggtTGAAGTAAAAAGACCCAAATACTGA
- the NDUFA2 gene encoding NADH dehydrogenase [ubiquinone] 1 alpha subcomplex subunit 2, translating into MAATIVRNIGSKLSRNVREIRIHLCQKSAGSQGVRDFVEQNYVALKKANPEFPVLIRECSEIQPKLWARYDFGKEVSIPLHNQSADQVAKALESVVNSKP; encoded by the exons ATGGCGGCCACCATAGTGAGAAACATCGGGTCAAAGCTGAGCAGGAACGTGCGGGAGATCAGGATTCACCTGTGTCAGAAGTCTGCGGGCAGTCAGGGGGTGAG AGATTTTGTGGAACAGAATTATGTTGCACTAAAAAAGGCTAATCCAGAATTCCCCGTACTGATCAGAGAATGTTCTGAAATACAACCCAAACTTTGGGCCCGATATG ATTTTGGAAAAGAAGTGAGCATCCCCCTTCATAATCAATCTGCCGATCAAGTAGCCAAAGCGCTGGAGTCTGTTGTGAACAGCAAGCCATGA